The genomic window AAAAAGTTATCATGAATCCCAATATCTTGATGTTCGAGGATAGCAGACCATACCTGTGCTAGTTGTTGTTCAACTTCATTACGTGGGGCTACATATAAGCCTTCAACCTCAACATTAGGAGCAGGTAAAGCTTTACGGTCAAGTTTGCCATTGGGAGTTAAAGGCAACTCATCCAATACAATGATCTGAGCAGGAATCATGTAATCGGGTAGACGGGATTTGAGGTAATTTTTCAATTCAGTAGAAAAATCATGGGGAATTCCCGTTATATAGGCGATTAATTTTTGGTTGCTCTCAGTTTTATATAAAGTTACAACGGCTTCTTTAACTGATGAATGTTGTAATAAGAGTGATTCAATTTCACCGAGTTCAATTCTAAAGCCCCGTAATTTAACTTGCTCGTCAATGCGACCTAAATATTCCAGATTACCATCAGCCATCCATCTTGCTAAGTCGCCAGTTTTGTAAATTCGCTCAGTTTTACCGAATAACTCAATGTCAATAAATTTTTCAGCAGTAGTTTCAGGACGATTGAGATAACCCCGTGCTAAACCTACTCCCGCAATACACAATTCCCCAGGAATACCAGGGGGTAATGGTTGATTGTGTGCATCTAAAATATAGATGCGGAGATTAGATAAGGGTTTACCGATAGGTGGTTTTTTGCCATTGGGTTGACAAAGTGCGATCGCCGCATTCACTGTAGATTCTGTTGGCCCGTAGCAATTGTATAAACTTTGTTCTATTCCCCACTGGCTAACTAATTCAGCCGGACAAGCCTCACCACCAGCAGTCAGACATTGCAAATCAGGTAAACTCACCCTTGGTAAGACAGATAAGGACGAAGGAGATAAAAAGCTATGGGTAATTTTATGTTCAGTTAAGAAGTCAACTAAGCTTTGACTAGGTAACAAAGTTTCTTTGTCGCTCAAATACAAGCAAGCACCTGTAACTAAATTAGTAGCAATTTCAGCCACGGACAAATCGAAACTAAAAGAACCAAACTGAAGCAAGCGACTGTCATATTGAACTTGAAAAGTTTGCGCCCAGACCAAACTTAAATTGACAATTGCGCGATGTTCAATCATTACCCCTTTGGGTTGTCCTGTCGAACCAGAGGTGTAAATAACATAAGCTAAATTATCAGGCGTACTTTTTGGACTCGGATTTTCGGTTAATGCTGAATTAAAAGTTTCTTGGTCTAAAAAAAGCACCTGACAGGGATTTTCTAAATTAGTTAAAGGTAATTTATCTAATAGGAAACTTTGGGTTAGTAACACCGATATCCCAGCATCTTCTAACATGAACTGAATCCGTTCTTGGGGATAATTGGGGTCAATCGGTACATAAGCACCACCTGCTTTGAGGATACCAAGTACACCAATAATCATTTCTAAAGACCGTTCTACACAGATACCAATTAAGGTGTCTGGTTGAATTTGGTGATTTTGAATTAAATAATGAGCTAGTTGATTCGCTTTTTGATTCAGTTGTTGATAAGTTAAGCTTTGGGATGCAAAAACTAAGGCTAGATGATTAGGGTTTTTAGTAACTTGTTTTTCAAATAAGTCAACTAAAGTTTTATCGTGGGGATAATCAGTTTGAGTTTGATTCCAGCGTTGTAGTTGTAGCAGTTCAGCTGCTGTCATCAACGGTAAAGTATGAATCGGTTGCTGAGGATGATCAATAATTCCCTTCAGCAGAACTGCAAACTGTTCTGCCATTCTTTGGATAGTAACGTTCTCAAAGAGGTCGGTAGCATATTCCCAAGAACAATTTAACTGGTTGTCCTCTTCCATTACCATCAAGCTTAAGTCAAACTTAGCGATCGCACACTCTACCCCCAGCCATTGAATCTCTAACCCTGGTAAACCCAATTCTGGACTTTCATTATTTTCTAGGGCAAACATTACCTGGAATAATGGGTTGTAACTCATACTCCGTTCTGGTTGCAATTTTTCTACCAGCACCTCAAAGGGAATGTCTTGATGAGCATAAGCATCTAAACAAGTTTGGCGAGTTCGTTGCAGCAACTCGATAAAACTTTGCTCAGGATTGATTTGGTTACGCAATACCAAAGTATTGACAAAAAAGCCAATTAGTGATTCAGTTTGGCTATGGGTACGGTTGGCAATGGGAGAACCAATACACAGATCGTTTTGGCGACTGTATCGAGACAGCAGAATATTCAAAGTTGCCAACAAGGTCATATATAGACTTACGCCTTGTTGTTGACTGAAAGCTTTAACGGCTGTACTTAATTCCGGTGTGAGAGAGTAGAGATAGCGATCGCCTCGGTAGCTTTGCTCTGCTGGACGGGGATAATCGGTAGGCAATTCTAGTAATGGCGAAGCATCCTGGAGTTGATGTTTCCAGTAATTAATCTGGTTTTCCAATACCTCCCCTTGTAACCAGTTTCTTTGCCAAGCTGCATAGTCACTGTATTGAACCGGCAAAGGTGCAAGGTTTGGGGTTTCACCTTGGCTAAAGGCAGTATAGGCTTGTCGCAACTCCCGCACAAATACCCCCATTGACCAGCCATCACTGATAATGTGGTGCATATTGATAGCCAACACACATTTGTGATCCTGCAATTGCAGCAGTTTGGCTTTAAACAAAGGGCCAGTATTTAAATCAAACGTTTCTTGGGTATGAGCATCTATTAAACCCTGGATGCTTGGAGATTCGGGATATTCATCAAAGTTTCGGCAATCTTGTACAGTTAAAACTTCGATTTCGTCTAACTTGCGGATGGCAATTTGGGGTTGTCCGGCGATTGTGGGGAAATACATCCTCAGACTCTCGTGTCGATTTAGCAGATAAGCCAAACTAGAGTGGAGGGCATCAAGATTGAGGTTGCCGTTCAGTTGTAGAGCGATCGGCATATTGTAAGTAGCTGATGACCCTTGGAGTTGTGCGAGTAGCCAGAGGCGTTGTTGAGCAAAGGACAGAACCTTGGGAGAATCAGCACTTAAAGCCGGAATTTCTTCTGTGATCACAGCTTGCGTCTTAGCCGATTTCAAGAAGGTTAGTATATCTGCTTTGTTGTTTTGAATTTCCTGCTTGAGTTCAGCAGTAAGGGCGTTTTTGCTAGTACGAATTCGTAACTTATCATCTTCAGCCCAAATTCGGCAGCCCATGTTCTGCAAACGAAGCATTAAAGAAACTATTGGCTGATTTTTAGTCATAATTTTATTTAGATAAAAGTAATTAATTTTTAACAGTAAAGATTAGTAATTGGAGGGGGTTTAAAATTTTTAACTCAGTTCTGTCCTCTGAGGAATAGCTTCTAATTCTACATCTTGGTAAAGGTCGGCAAAAGAGGCGGTTAAGTTAATACTTTTGATGTCAAAATTTTCCTTAGTGGGAGTATAGGTTTGCAGCACCCATAGACCTTGTTCGTTACGTCGGAAGGTTTCAACTCGTTGATTTTTACTATTAACTAAAACGTATTCTTCCAGGCTGTCAAGGGTTTGATAGTCGTTGAATTTGTCACCTCGGTCAAAGGCTTCAGTGGAATTGGATAGAACTTCAATAATCAGTTTAGGAAAGCATTTATAGGTGGGTGTCTCTCGGTCTTTAGGGTCGCAACTTACCATCATGTCGGGGTAATAAAAGCGGTTACGTTTTTCAATCCGGGCTTTAACATCTGCAAAGTAAACTCGACACTCTGACCCTAGCAAGTGGTTACGAATCAATAAAGCGAGATTTAGACCTATGGTGTTATGGGTGTCAGTTGTTCCCGCCATTGCGTAAACTTGACCATCAATATATTCGTGTTTGATGTCGCTTTTTTCTTCGAGTTGGAGGTATGCTTCGGGAGTAAGAAAAACGGAATCAGATAGAGCAATCATGGCTGAAGTTTCTCATTAAAAGATAAATAGATGTTTTTTCAGGTGTGGTAGTTTAAAGTTCGATTTCCTCCTCATCTGAGGTGAGGGGCTGCATACTTTCGCCGGTGGAATTAACCCAAATGCAGGTATCAAGATAGTTTGCTAATTCACTGAGGTTAGGGAATTCAAATACCTTAGCCAGAGGCAATTCCACCTTGAATTTATCACGGATGCGATAGCACAGTTGGGTGGCTAATAATGAATGTCCCCCCAGGTGGAAGAAGTTATCTTTCCGGGCTATGACTTCATATTTCAGCAACTTTGCCCATAGTTCAGCCAAGGATTTTTCTGTCTCTGTTACGGGTAATTCAATGTCTGTAGCTGCAAATGCTGTCTCTATTGCAGGTAAAGCTTTGCGGTCAACTTTACCATTTGGTGTCAGGGGTAGTTTTTCTAAAACAGTGAAATGGCTGGGAATCATGTAATCAGGCAGAGTTTTGCCTATAAAATCCCGCCATTCTGCTAATAAAGCTGGATCAACTTGATTGGTGCGATATTGCAACGGTTGATTGGCGTAATCTTGCCAAGGTTTCATTCGCCAATTAGCTTTTGTCGCAAATCGGGGGAGTGTCTCCTGTCCTGGAATATGCCGTTGAAAAACAACGTCGTAATCAGAAAATCCTGTGGAACTATATTGGATAAAAGGCGTATAGGGCAAATCTCGCGCTAAAGTTCGCAAAGCTTCGGGTTCTATCCCTGATTTGATTTGAGCGATCGCCGCTTTAAAGTCTGTGATAGTACCATCTAATTGTGGAATTTGTTCTAATAACGCCATTTCTGAGGTTAGACGGGCGTTGGGAATACCCTTAATACCTAGCAAATCTGGTTGCTCGGTTGTTAAAATTTGCTGGATTGTTTCCAGATTTAGCTGTTGGTCTTGCCAATCTAACCATTCAGGTTGTGTCAGGGGAGTATCCGCACGATCTAAGTGTAAAACAACGTCATAACGAAAACGGCTCATTTCCGTATGACTGTAACCTGGTTTCAATTGAATTTGTACATGACTAATCCGAGGAAATCTTTGCTTGAGGGCGATAAAGAAATCAGGGTCAATTAGTAATTCTTCTTCGGTGCGAATACTTTTTTGAATCTGTTGACGCAACTCCTGAATTGATAAGTCATCAGAGGCGCGATGAAATTCGACTGCGGTGTGAAAAGCATCCAGCAACAGGAGATTGCGTACATCTCCAAGAAAGATTGATCCCTGAGTCGCCACAACTTTCATAGCTCCCTCCAGCACCTCCAGTAAGTAATCTAAGGAGGGGAAATACTGAATTACCGAATTGATGATCACCAAGTCATAAGCATTTGTCTCAATACCGTCAAACTGGTGGGCTGCACTGGCTTTGAGGGAAACTTTCCCCTGGAGAGACTGCTGTTCTAAATGTTGGGCAATATACTGCAATGCGTCGGGAGAAAAATCTGTACCTAGATAATGCTGACAATGGGGCGCGATTTTAAACAATAACATCCCTGAGCCGCAACCAATTTCCCAAACTCTTTTGGGTGCAAGTTCCAGAATTTTATCAACAGTTGTATCGCGCCATTCTTGCATTGCTGCTTGGGGAATGGGTTGTGCGGTGTAACTATCATTCCAACCAACTATATTCAGGGTCGGGTCATCGGTTGGGGTTTGTTGCCCAGAGTAGCTATTATTAAAAAGGTGTTCCCACAATGCCACCAATTTATCTGAGTTTGTGCTTTCTTCGGTTGCGGCTGGGACAATATAAGCTACCAGACGTTGATCCAGATCCTTTTCTTCCCTAACAATGACAGCTGCTTCGTGAATTTTGGAATGTTTGACTAATGAGGCTTCAATTTCACTTAATTCAATCCGAAAACCACGCAGTTTGACCTGATGATCGATGCGACCTAAGTATTCTAAATTGCCGTCAGGTAGCCAACGGGCTAGATCGCCAGTTTTATAAATTCGCTCAGTTTTACCGAATAATTCCACTGTCATAAATTTTTCGGCGGTTAATTCAGGGCGATTGAGATAACCTCTAGCTAAACCAACACCAGCAATGCACAACTCACCAGGAATACCAGGGGGTAATAGTTGATTATGTGCATCTAAAACATAAATGCGAAGATTAGATAATGGTTTACCAATGTGCGGTTTTTTGGCATTAGGTTGACAAGGAGCTACACTTGCACAAACTGTAGATTCTGTTGGGCCATAGGCATTTAAAAAACGCCGTCCTTTTGCCCACCGCGTAACTAATTCTGTTGAGCAAGCTTCACCAGCAGTCACTAAGACTTGCAAATCAGGTAAATTCGCTTGGGGTAAGAGAGATAAAACTGAAGGGGGTATAGTGATATGAGAAATTTGGCGATCGCTTAAAAAGCTAACAAACTCCTGACTGGGTAACAAAGTTTCTTTTTTGGCAAGATATAAACAAGCACCTGCACCCAAAGCAGTAGCAATTTCCCAAATTGAAGCGTCGAAACTAAAAGACGCAAACTGAAGTAAACGACTTTGGGGTTGAATCTGCAAAGCTTCATCAACCGCCAAAGTTAAATTTACAAGTCCTTGATGCTCAATCATTACTCCCTTGGGTCTGCCGGTAGAACCAGAGGTATAGATTACATAAGCTAAATCATGGGGGTTACTTTGGGAAAGTGGATTTTCTATTGATTCCTCAGCCCAATTTTCCGCATCTAAACAAATTACTTGTGGAGATTTTTTTAATTCAGTCAGAGGTAATTTATCAAACAAGAAACTTTGGGTTAATAATACCGATATCCCAGAATCTTCTAACATGAAGCGAATGCGTTCTGGGGGATAAGTCGGGTCAATTGGTAAATACGCACCACCAGCTTTGAGAATACCGAGTAACCCAACAATCATTGACAAAGACCGTTCAACAGAGATACCAATTAAGGTGTCTGGCTGGATTTGGTAATTGTGAATTAGGTAATGAGCTAGTTGATTTGCTTGTTGATTTAGCTGTTGATAAGTCAGGTTGTAGTCTTCAAAAACTACCGCAATATTATTCGGGGTTTGTGCTGCTTGTTGTTCAAACAGAGTTACAAATGTTTGGTCTTGAGGGTAATAGGTATCAGTTTGATTCCAAGTTTGCAATTGATCGATTTCTGTGATTGTCATCAAGGGAAGTTTACTGACAGGCTGTTGGGGATTTTTGGTAATTGCTGACAGCAAGACTTCAAAGTGTCCGATCATGCGCTTGATGGTATCTGCCGCAAATAAATCTGTGGCATATTCCCACATACAATGTAGCTGGTCTTCCCTTTCCGACAGATACAGTGTTAGATCAAACTTCGCAAAAGGATAATTTTGTTCTACTTGTTGAATCTCCAGCCCTGTTAAACTAACATTCTTCCCTGAACCTTCCATGTTTTGCAACACTATCATCACTTGGCATAGGGGGTTATAGCTCAAACTGCGTTCTGGTTGCAGTTTTTCTACTAAATACTCAAAGGGAATGTCTTGATGAGCATAAGCATCTAAGCAGGTTTGGCGAGTTTGTTGCAGTAACTCACTAAAGCTTTGTTCTGGCTGGATTTTGCTCCGTAATACCAAGGTGTTGACAAAAAAGCCAATTAACCCTTCTGTGTAACTATGGGTACGGTTAGCAATGCCAGAACCAACACATAAATTGTCTTGGCGGCTGTAACGAGAGAGTAAAATATTAAAAGCCGTCAACAGGGTCATAAACAAACTCACCCCGTGTTTTTGACTCACTGTTTTGAGTTGCTGGGTCAGTTCTTTGCTTAAACAATATTCTTCATGTTCACCTTGGTAACTTTGTTGCGCGGGACGGGGATAATCAGTAGGTAAATCCAGTACGCGCGGCGCATCACCTAGCTGTTGTTTCCAGTAATTCTCTTGACTGGCTAAAATCTCCCCTTGTAACCAATTGCGCTGCCAAGCTGCATAATCGCTATACTGAATCGGCATCGGTGACAAATTCGGTGCAGAACCAGTTGCATAAGCAGCATAAGCCTGTTCCCATTCCCGCTTAAATACACCCATTGACCAGCCATCACTAATAATGTGGTGCATATTAATCAGCAGGACATTTTTCTGTGAGCTGAGTTGTAGTAGTTTAGCTCTGAACAGGGGGCCAGTATTTAAATCAAAGGGTTCTTGAGCATGGGTATCGGCTAACTTTTGTAGAGTTTGAGCTTGCGTCTGGGAATCGAGTTCCTGCAAGTTAGCGATAGTCAGCACTTCTATATCTTCTACATTTCTCACTACTACCTGCGGTTCTCCCTCCAAGGCAGGAAAATAACTGCGTAAACTGGTATGACGTTGTAGTAAATAAGTTAAACTCTGCCGCAGAGCCTCTATATTTAGTTGGCCTTGAAGTTGGAATGCGATCGGCATATTGTAGGTAGAAGAAGTTCCTTTACCTTCCAGTTGAGCAATAAACCAGAGTCTTGATTGGGCAAAGGATAGGGTTTTGGGTTGATTTTCTGGCTGTGGTGCGATAGGAGGGGCGCAAGACCTTGCACCCCTACCGTCAATTTCCCGCGCCAACTCAGACAAAATGCTTTGCTCAAATACCTTGCGGACAGGCAATTCCACCCCGAAACTATCACGAATTCGGGTAACTAATTGAGTTGCTAATAAGGAATGTCCACCCAGTTCAAAGAAGTTGTCAGAGCGACTAACAGACTTAACTTTTAACAAACCTTGCCATAAACTAGCCAGTAGTTCTTCTGTAGGGGTTACTGGCATTTCCATGTCAGTGGAAGTATCTGTTTCTGGTACAGGTAATGCTCTGTAATCTAGCTTACCGTTAGGAGTAAGAGGCAACTGATCCAAAACCATAATCTGGCTAGGAATCATATAATTTGGCAGGCGATTTTTTAGGTATTCCTTAACCTCAATTCCTAAAATGAGAGATTTATTCTCTGCTATGACATAGGCTATTAACCTGGGATTACTATCAGCTTCAGATAAAATTACAACAGCTTCTTTAATTAAAGTGTGTTGCAATAATAGCGATTCAATTTCACCCAGTTCAATCCGAAATCCCCGTAATTTCACTTGAGCATCAATACGCCCCAGGTATTCCAGGTTTCCATCATAGTTCCATCTTGCTAGGTCGCCAGTTTTGTAAATTCGCTCAATTTTACCGAATAAATCAATTTCAATAAATTTTTCACCAGTAGTTTCAGGACGATTAAGATAACCCCGTGCTAAACCTACTCCCGCAATACACAATTCTCCAGGAATGCCGGGTGGTAATGGTTGATTGTCTGCATCTAAAATGTAGATACTGTGATTAGCGATAGGTTTACCAATATAGGGCTTTTTCCCATTTGGTTCACAACTATATATACTGGCAATAACTGTCGATTCTGTCGGCCCATAGCCGTTGAAGAAACTCCGCGTTTTTCCCCACTGTATCACTAATTCTGCTGCACAAGCTTCACCACCAACGATAATAGCTTGTAAATCAGGTAATGCAGCTTGAGGTAATACAGATAAAGCCGAAGGAGGTAAGGCGAAATGGGAAATTTTGTGTTCAGCTAACAAGTCCACCAAGGCTTGACTCGGTAACAAAGTTTCTTTTCTAGCTAAATACAAACAAGCACCTGCGGACAGAGTAGTCGCAATTTCACCAATCGACAAATCGAAGCTAAAAGAACCAAACTGAATCCAACGACTGTGGCGTTGAACTTGAAAAATTTCAGTCCAGGCTAAAGCTAGATTGACAATGGCGCGATGCTCAATCATCACCCCTTTAGGTCGTCCCGTTGAACCAGAAGTATAAATTACATAAGCTAAATTATCAGGCGTATTTTGGGGACTGGGATTATCAGTTAATTCTTCAGAAAAAGCTTCCTCATCTAAATAAATTACCTGATTTTTTAGTTCAGTCAAGGGCAATTTTTCTTTGAGGAAAGTCTGGGTTAGTAACACCGATGTCCCAGCATCTTCTAACATGAACTTAATCCGTTCTTGGGGATAATTGGGGTCAATCGGTACATAAGCACCACCTGCTTTGAGGATACCGAGGACACCAATAATCATTTCTAAAGACCGTTCTACACAGATACCAATTAAGGTATCGGGCTGAATTTGGTAATTTTGAATTAAATAATGAGCTAATTGATTCGCTTGTTGATTTAGTTGTTGATAAGTCAGGCTTTTAGATTCAAAAACTAAAGCTAGATGATTAGGGTTTTGAGTAACTTGTTGTTCAAATAAGTCAACTAAAGTTTTATCTTGGGGATATTCTGTTTGAGTTTGATTCCAGCGTTGTAGTTGTAGCAGTTCGGCTGCTGTCATCAACGGTAGAGTATTGATTGGTTGGTTGGGATGATCAATAATTCCCTTCAGTAAAACTTCAAAATGTTGCACCATCCCTTGGATAGTTTTAACATCAAACAAATCTGTTGCATATTCCCATTCTCCTGTTAACCCTTGGGGAGTTTCACGGAACATCAGCGACAAATCAAACAGGGTCGTGGTATTTTCCCACTCAAAACGGGTCAGAGTTAATCCAGGAATTTCTAGTTTTTCTGGAGTTCCGCTTTGTAAGCCAAAAGCAACTTGAAATAGGGGATGATAAGAAAGCGATCGCTCTAAGCCCAATTCATCGACTAGTTTCTCAAAGGGTAAATCTTGATGGTCGTAAGCATCGAGGGTTACTTGCTTGACTCGTTCCAGTAATTCTAAGAAAGTTGGATTTCCTTGCAGGTTGGTACGCAAAGCCAGGGTATTGACAAAAAAGCCAATTAATGATTCTGTTTTCCGACGATGACGATTAGCGATCGCAGAACCAACAACAATATCCTCTTTTCCACTGTAGCGCGACAATAACAGCGTAAATGCTGTCAGTAAAGTCATAAACAGGGTAGTTCCTGAATCCTGACTGAAACGCTTCAACTTCTGGGTTAAATCTTGATCGAGTTCTAAAAACTCACTACGCCCCTGAAAACTCTGTACTGATGGACGTGGTTGATCTGTGGGTAATTCTAACAGAGGCGGGACTTCAGCTAATTGTTTTTGCCAGTAATTAAGTTGGGTTTCGAGTACCTTTCCCTGTAACCATTGTCTCTGCCAATGGGCAAAATCGGCATATTGTAGCGATAATTCCGGTAAAGGAGACGATTCTCCACCAGAGAAGGCGGTGTAAAGGGTGAACAATTCCCGGCGAAAGATGTCCATTGACCAGCCATCACAAACAATATGATGGATAACCAGCAACAGCAAATGAGATTGATCAGCCAGTTGCAATAACTTTACCCGCAGCAAAGGAGGATTTGACAAGTCAAAGGGCTGTTGTAATTCTGCTGTCGCTAAATGCTGCGCCTTGCTTAACTGGTCTTCTTCCCTCAATTGTCGCCAATCTAACACTTGCATTTCCAGTGGAGGATGAGCGTGAATCACCTGTATAGGCGACTCATCGACAACACAGAAGCTAGTACGTAAGACCTCATGACGTTGGACAATTGCTGCGATCGCTTTTTCTAAAGCACTGATATTCAAAAATCCGCTAATTTGCCAGAAAAACGGGACATTATAGCCACAATTTTCACCTTCTAGTTGGTCAATAAACCAAAGTCTTTGTTGAGCAAAAGATAGGGAAATAGGTTGTTTTCGCGATACAGGTATGAGGAGAGGCGATCGCTGTTGCTTTTTCAGTTTTTGTAAAACTAATTCTCGCTTTTCTGGAGAAAGATTTTCAAGACGTTTTAATAAATCACTCATAATATTTGTAATTAAAAACTCTGCGTACCTTTGCGCTTACTTTGTGTACCTCTGCGTTTAAAAATCCTCACGAAATTAATTGCTGTCTCACCTCTTCCTCCGATAACTCATCCACCTCCGCCAAAATCCTGGCTAAATCATCATTTTCTACTGGCTCATTCACTTTTTGTGCTAGTTCGGCAATAGTTGGATTTTCAAACAAATAACGCAAAGAAAAATCTAGAGAAAAAACTTCCCTTAAGCGAGAAATTACTTGCATAGCTAGTAAAGAATGTCCTCCCAATTCAAGAAAGTTATCATAAATTCCCACTTGTTTTAATTTCAGAACTTCAGTCCAAATTGTGGCTATTTCTTGCTCAATTGGTGTGCGAGGAACAACAAAATCAACCTCTAGATTTCTTTGAAAAATATCAGGAGCAGGCAAAGCACGGCGATTGATTTTACCATTAGGTGTAAGAAGGAATGATTCCACAAATACGAAAGCAGCAGGAATCATATAATCTGGTAACTTTTCTTTGAGGAAGTTTCGTAAGCTGCTAGGAGTGGGTGAATTATCCTTCATAACCATATAGGCTACTAAGAATTTATTTCCAGGTTCATCTTCTCGCGCAATAACTATAACTTGTTTTATGTCAGGATGTTGAATTAAAATTGCTTCAATCTCTGCTAATTCAATGCGAAAACCGCGAATTTTTACTTGTGTGTCAATTCGACCGATAAATTCAAGATTTCCATCATCAAGGCGGCGAACTAAATCTCCAGTTTTATAAAGGGTATCTCCCTCAATAAAAGGATTAGAAATAAATTTTTCCCTGGTTAATATTGGTTGATTTAAGTAACCTCTAGCAACACTCGCACCACCCACATATAGTTCACCAGAAACACCAATGGGAACTCGGTGTAAGTTTTCATCTAATAAGTAAACTGTCCTATCGCCAATAGGTTTTCCAATAGAAATTGAAGGGATGTTTTCAGAGATTTGTTTAGGAATCGTGTAACAAGAGGTAATTACTGTACATTCGCATGGTCCATAGCCATGAAGTATTTGTGTTCCCGGCAATAGTTCTAAAGCGCGACGAACATGAGGTACAGAAACGGACTCTCCTCCAAACATCAGTTGTTTAATTTCTGACAACCCTTCCGGCATCGTATCAATCATGAGATTGAATAATGCTGTAGTCAGAAATAGGATGTTAACTTCTTGTTCTTTAATAATCTGGCTTAAGCCTTCTGGTGTGGGAATTTTTTCTGGATAAAGTATACAACGCCCACCATAAATTAAGGGTGTCCAAAGTTCCCAGGCTAACATATCCCAGGAATTTGATGAATGTTGCAGAAAAATTTGTTTCGCATCAAAGTGAATGTAATCAACCCCCAACATCAAACCAATTATGCTGCGATGGGGGATTTCTGTTCCCTTTGGTGTTCCCGTTGTACCAGAGGTGTAAATTACAAAAGCTAAATTTTCTATATTAACTTCACTGGGTAAATTTTCTTCTTTGGATTGGGAAATTACTTCCCAATCTGAGTCAAGATTCACCACAGTTTGATTATTGAGTGGGAGTCTATTTTGTAAATGAGTT from Nostoc sp. UHCC 0870 includes these protein-coding regions:
- a CDS encoding Uma2 family endonuclease, with the translated sequence MIALSDSVFLTPEAYLQLEEKSDIKHEYIDGQVYAMAGTTDTHNTIGLNLALLIRNHLLGSECRVYFADVKARIEKRNRFYYPDMMVSCDPKDRETPTYKCFPKLIIEVLSNSTEAFDRGDKFNDYQTLDSLEEYVLVNSKNQRVETFRRNEQGLWVLQTYTPTKENFDIKSINLTASFADLYQDVELEAIPQRTELS
- a CDS encoding non-ribosomal peptide synthetase, with translation MTKNQPIVSLMLRLQNMGCRIWAEDDKLRIRTSKNALTAELKQEIQNNKADILTFLKSAKTQAVITEEIPALSADSPKVLSFAQQRLWLLAQLQGSSATYNMPIALQLNGNLNLDALHSSLAYLLNRHESLRMYFPTIAGQPQIAIRKLDEIEVLTVQDCRNFDEYPESPSIQGLIDAHTQETFDLNTGPLFKAKLLQLQDHKCVLAINMHHIISDGWSMGVFVRELRQAYTAFSQGETPNLAPLPVQYSDYAAWQRNWLQGEVLENQINYWKHQLQDASPLLELPTDYPRPAEQSYRGDRYLYSLTPELSTAVKAFSQQQGVSLYMTLLATLNILLSRYSRQNDLCIGSPIANRTHSQTESLIGFFVNTLVLRNQINPEQSFIELLQRTRQTCLDAYAHQDIPFEVLVEKLQPERSMSYNPLFQVMFALENNESPELGLPGLEIQWLGVECAIAKFDLSLMVMEEDNQLNCSWEYATDLFENVTIQRMAEQFAVLLKGIIDHPQQPIHTLPLMTAAELLQLQRWNQTQTDYPHDKTLVDLFEKQVTKNPNHLALVFASQSLTYQQLNQKANQLAHYLIQNHQIQPDTLIGICVERSLEMIIGVLGILKAGGAYVPIDPNYPQERIQFMLEDAGISVLLTQSFLLDKLPLTNLENPCQVLFLDQETFNSALTENPSPKSTPDNLAYVIYTSGSTGQPKGVMIEHRAIVNLSLVWAQTFQVQYDSRLLQFGSFSFDLSVAEIATNLVTGACLYLSDKETLLPSQSLVDFLTEHKITHSFLSPSSLSVLPRVSLPDLQCLTAGGEACPAELVSQWGIEQSLYNCYGPTESTVNAAIALCQPNGKKPPIGKPLSNLRIYILDAHNQPLPPGIPGELCIAGVGLARGYLNRPETTAEKFIDIELFGKTERIYKTGDLARWMADGNLEYLGRIDEQVKLRGFRIELGEIESLLLQHSSVKEAVVTLYKTESNQKLIAYITGIPHDFSTELKNYLKSRLPDYMIPAQIIVLDELPLTPNGKLDRKALPAPNVEVEGLYVAPRNEVEQQLAQVWSAILEHQDIGIHDNFFDLGGHSLLAVKLLNHLQQEFEQQLSLSSLFQNPTIAQLAEQLSHTEVQKSHPDLLSLQPQGNATPLFCLPGANGHGFYFQDLAINLGNEHPVYGLETPGRDGLRAIPDSVELHASQLIELLRQKQPQSPYILAGYSSGCAVAFEMAVQLEQQGQKVSLLAILDAGLVTHPEYLTNRAEIDWIWQLLQRIEALKGISLGLEYADLASQPDDQGRWDLAAEYLYKYNVLPEHSSLSLLKTNMQVMKVVTRNYANYQPTHQISAPIVLFRAQEVHEILLQELQAMSHHDLPDWGWQSYTKNPVKVISIPGNHGRMLYEPNVKILATQLLMMMS